In the Candidatus Eisenbacteria bacterium genome, ACAAAGGGTACGCGACCCCGGAGCATTGCGAGGCGCTTCGGGTCCACGGACCGTGTGGGATTCATCGAAAGAGCTTTCGCCCCGTCCGAGAGCTTCTCTTCGTGCAGGAGGTGTTGGAGGGCTTCTGAAGCGGGAAGCGCCTCGGGAACGGGGGCCGGGGATGTGGCGGGAGAGGGCGGCGCGCTGCGGCGAGAGGATCGCCGCGGAATTTCTGATGCTTCGCGGACTGGAAGTTGTGGACCGGAACGTGAGGGTGGGGCGGGGGGAGATCGATCTCGTGGCTCGCGACCGGGACCAAGTGGTTTTTGTCGAAGTGAAGTTCCGGACCGCCGGGGGGCGGGCGACACCCCTGGACGCCGTGGGCCCGAAGAAGCGGGAGGACGTGGCGAGAGCCGCGGCCGGCTACCTTTCGCGGCGGGGTTTGCTCGATCGACCGGTGCGCTTCGACGTGATCGGGATCACGTGGAGGGCTGATGGGGAAGAGCTCCTCGTCCAGCACGTATCCAATGCCTACCCGGGAGGCCGGAACCAGTTCTACTGATCCGCGCGCCGTCTCGGCCGGGAGGCGGATCCTGATCCTGCACGTCCGCGCCGGCGTGGGGCATGAACGCGCCGCCCGCGCGGTCGAGGCCGCCCTTCGCTCGCTCGACCCCACGTGCGAGCCGATCGTGCGCGACGCGCTCGATTTCTCCTCGCCATTTCTTCGCACCTTCTACGCCTCGTCGTACAACCGCCTCGTGGATCGCGTGCCCCGCGTCTGGGGCTTCTTCTACCGCCGCGCGGAGAGAATCCCCGCAAGGAGCTTCCGGCAGCGGCTCCGGTCCGCGATCCTCGCGGCGGGCTGCCGCGACTTCATAACGGCCGCCCGGCGTTTCAGGGCGGACGCCATCCTTTGCACGCAGTTTCTGCCGGTGGAGGTTTTCTCGCTCTTCCGCGAGCGCGGATTAGTCCCCGTTCCGGTCTACTGCGCGGTGACCGATTTCTCGATCCACCCGATCTGGGTCTACCCGGGGATCGACCGGTATTTCGTGGCGACCGAGGCTGCGAAAGAGGAGCTGCGCGAAACCGGAGTCGTGCGAGAGGAGCGGATCGAGGTGACCGGCGTGCCGATCGATCCCCGGTTCGCGACCGGCGTCGGCAGGGAGGCCGCGCGGCGGGAGCTCGAGCTCGATCCGGACCCCGGGCGGTTGACGCTGCTCCTGATGGGAGGCGGGTTCGGGTGGGGGCCCATGGAGGAGATGGTGGAGGTCGTGCTGCGTCTCCCGGAGACCGTGCAGGCGCTCGTCATCGCGGGGAAAAACGATGCGCTCCGGCATCGGCTTTCAGGCAGGGTGGAGGGCCAGGGGCGGAGGATCCAGATCCACGGCTTCACCGAGCGGATTCCCATGTTCCTCGAGGCGGCGGATCTTCTCGTGGGCAAAGCCGGCGGGCTCACCTCGAGCGAGGCGATGGCGCGGGGGGTGCCGATCGTGGCGCTGCGGCCGATCCCCGGCCAGGAGGAGAGGAACGTCGATTACTTGCAGGAGTCGGGAGCCGCGGTGCGGGTGCACGATCTCTTCGAGTTGAGAGTCAAGCTCGCGCACTTTCTCGCGGACCCCGCCGATCTCGAACGGATGAAGGCCAACGCGCGCGCCATCGGGCGCCCCGACTCGGCGTTCCGGGTCGCCCGGTCGATCCTCACGACATTCGCGTGATGGAACGATCCAAGAAGTCCAGGGCATTCACGTGCGCCCGCAACTCGCCCCGTCGCGAGTTGGAAGCGAGGCTTCTGCATCGGTCGGCGCGCTCGATGAACACGCGTGAGCCTTTGACACCTATCCCGCCCGGTGGTAGGATCTCTTGATGTCCAAAAGCGCCGCAAATGACGTTGCCGCAGAGGGATCGGTCGAGCCAGGCGCAGGCCGGGGAACGCGCCAAGGCGTTCTCCTCGTCATCACGGGACCCGGCAAGGGGAAGAGCACCTCGGCGTTCGGGTGCGCCCTTCGCGCGCACGGTCACGGATTTTCGATCGCGATCGTCCAGTTCATGAAAGGACGCATCTACGGCGAGTTGGATACGCTCCGCTCTCTTCCGCGAGTCGAGGTCTGGCAGTTCGGGCGGGTCGCGTTCGTCGACCCCAAGAATCCCGATCCCAAGGATCGAGAGCTCGCGCGCCAGGGACTCGACAAGGCATGGGAGATCGTACGCGCGGCGAAGCATGACCTTTTGATCCTGGACGAGATCAATGTCGTCACCGATTTCGGCCTCGTCCCGGTGGAGGAAGTCCTGGCCCTGGCGAAGGCCCGCCCGAGGTGGATGGATATGATCTGGACCGGGCGGAGCGCCCCGGGGGCCATGGTGGAGCTGGCGGACACGGTGAGCGAGGTGCGCGAGATCAAGCACCACTACCGGAAGGGAATCGAATCGCGCGCGGGGATGGAATATTGACCGCTCCGAAACGGAGCGGAGAATTGCGGTCTTCCCTGCCCTTAGCCCAGGAGTTGCTACGCGGGGACGCGCGGTCTCTAGCCCGGGCCATGAGCCTGGTCGAGAACGGCGAGCGCGGAGCGGAAACGCTCCTCGACCAGATCTATGGCGCGCGGCCGCCGGCCCCCCGCGTGGGGGTCACCGGTCCACCGGGGGCGGGGAAGAGCACGTTGGTCGCGGAAATGGCGCTCCTCTTGCGCCGCCAGGGGCGGCGGCTGGGGGTCATCGCGGTGGATCCGACGAGTCCCTATACCGGTGGCGCGATCCTCGGCGACCGCGTCCGGATGAGCGAGCTTTCCACGGACCCGGGGGTTTTCATCCGGAGCATGGCCACCCGCGGGAGTCTCGGCGGGCTCGCGGCGCGAACCGAAGAGCTGTGCGAGCTTCTCTCCGCATGGGGAAGCGATATCACGCTGATCGAAACGGTGGGCGTGGGCCAATCGGAGCTGGACGTGGCCCAGGCCGCAGACACGACGGTGGTGGTCTTGACCCCCGAGTCGGGGGACGCGATCCAATCCCTGAAGGCGGGGTTGATGGAGATCGCCGACATCTTCGTCGTGAACAAGTCGGATCACGCGGGTGCGGACCAGCTGGCCGCCGCGATCCGATCGGCGCTCGCCTTGCGCCCCACGGCCACGTGGCGTCCGCCGATCGTGAACACGGTCGCCACGGAACGGCGGGGGATCGAGGAGCTGAACGAGGCGATCGAGAAGCACCGGGCCCACCTCGGGGATCCCTCCGTGTCGCGGGGGCTCCGGCGCGAGAAGATCCGCGCGCGCCTGAAAAACGCGGTGCGCGAGAGGCTTCTCGAGGGGGCGTGGGGGCGGAAGGGCCTTGGGGCGCTTCTGGACCGTGCCGCGGATCAAGTGCTCGAGGGGACGATTTCCCCGTATCGCGCGGCGCGTGATTTGATCGAAAGGATGACGGACCATGGCGAGAGCAGCAGCCCGAACTGATACGGCGGCCAAGCGCGGGGAGCGCTCGGCCGGCCGCGGCGAAACCGAGCCCAGGCCCCGCGCGCCGGAAAC is a window encoding:
- a CDS encoding glycosyltransferase, whose amino-acid sequence is MGKSSSSSTYPMPTREAGTSSTDPRAVSAGRRILILHVRAGVGHERAARAVEAALRSLDPTCEPIVRDALDFSSPFLRTFYASSYNRLVDRVPRVWGFFYRRAERIPARSFRQRLRSAILAAGCRDFITAARRFRADAILCTQFLPVEVFSLFRERGLVPVPVYCAVTDFSIHPIWVYPGIDRYFVATEAAKEELRETGVVREERIEVTGVPIDPRFATGVGREAARRELELDPDPGRLTLLLMGGGFGWGPMEEMVEVVLRLPETVQALVIAGKNDALRHRLSGRVEGQGRRIQIHGFTERIPMFLEAADLLVGKAGGLTSSEAMARGVPIVALRPIPGQEERNVDYLQESGAAVRVHDLFELRVKLAHFLADPADLERMKANARAIGRPDSAFRVARSILTTFA
- a CDS encoding YraN family protein, which translates into the protein MWRERAARCGERIAAEFLMLRGLEVVDRNVRVGRGEIDLVARDRDQVVFVEVKFRTAGGRATPLDAVGPKKREDVARAAAGYLSRRGLLDRPVRFDVIGITWRADGEELLVQHVSNAYPGGRNQFY
- a CDS encoding cob(I)yrinic acid a,c-diamide adenosyltransferase, coding for MSKSAANDVAAEGSVEPGAGRGTRQGVLLVITGPGKGKSTSAFGCALRAHGHGFSIAIVQFMKGRIYGELDTLRSLPRVEVWQFGRVAFVDPKNPDPKDRELARQGLDKAWEIVRAAKHDLLILDEINVVTDFGLVPVEEVLALAKARPRWMDMIWTGRSAPGAMVELADTVSEVREIKHHYRKGIESRAGMEY
- the meaB gene encoding methylmalonyl Co-A mutase-associated GTPase MeaB — translated: MSLVENGERGAETLLDQIYGARPPAPRVGVTGPPGAGKSTLVAEMALLLRRQGRRLGVIAVDPTSPYTGGAILGDRVRMSELSTDPGVFIRSMATRGSLGGLAARTEELCELLSAWGSDITLIETVGVGQSELDVAQAADTTVVVLTPESGDAIQSLKAGLMEIADIFVVNKSDHAGADQLAAAIRSALALRPTATWRPPIVNTVATERRGIEELNEAIEKHRAHLGDPSVSRGLRREKIRARLKNAVRERLLEGAWGRKGLGALLDRAADQVLEGTISPYRAARDLIERMTDHGESSSPN